Proteins encoded within one genomic window of Trichoderma asperellum chromosome 2, complete sequence:
- a CDS encoding uncharacterized protein (EggNog:ENOG41~TransMembrane:1 (o491-518i)), giving the protein MSQAYNGGRDWPAQSPPSSQRPRDRAQVGFPFSSESNRREQRLRHNPNPSYDTPPQDEVSPPNSTRSRAANGQNGNMAPTISRPSPAPQWPLQSPDAAAPPDADSYRPPPDRPRVAPQRPPRPSQVPSLVDQSRPQQPTPIFRVPGEPASPSEVESPVSETSERPRRSANLGPPPSSRRGQSSFYSATSFVSPIPEEHSAYTSHNSYASSAAMPDAWRAESAGTSPGFHGGGFYEESLTERSRNSGSEDYSDESGLVSGQDEYALQTLSSPHSRGKKPASPNPFNDGTGLIDEFTTDSTSNTFSNKQAPAAAPGVVNHIAAVRLSQSGTMSPADLRRAAGSPPPTSRLSAIRRPPRLDMDAVREAESRGSLTSLPDLIRRATRLASMIDKGKRPSSRLDELDFFNEKASSGSGVKRSFDDRYQSGLSDMLAAFPPPVQTPVHTHRPTNAWPSVPGGTYTGREKFMMTPDDQEVPANSNAKPKARRCCGLPVWAFILIIFLMLCIIATAIVIPLEYFVFKNLGNSANKSTTVNLQSCAKSLPCLNGGSGVVINGTCSCICTNGFTGANCGTNGSSGCTTTNLIPTDGSAHINNVTLGMAIPRIIADSGKNFSIPLLGTEILARFNTGNLSCIAQNALVTFDGQSTRTGVANAQVQSTSDNAQDATAKDSGPTPDLTSRDLRAVEGQVPSRVRRSSPSSSSSSSSPEQTSMFTVTQQVLDFARTAVLYVLQEDSIEAANTAQTQLQQFFTQASQAITKYGSVVTVQQASSISIGGDRTVDLVDATVDIGQGPVGGKKTSKRGQLFGF; this is encoded by the exons ATGAGCCAGGCATATAATGGAGGCAGGGATTGGCCGGCACAATCTCCACCGTCCTCTCAAAGGCCACGGGACCGAGCCCAGGTTGGCTTTCCCTTCAGCAGCGAGTCAAATAGGCGTGAGCAGCGGCTGAGACACAATCCGAATCCGAGTTACGATACACCACCTCAGGATGAGGTATCACCGCCCAACTCGACCAGATCAAGAGCAGCCAACGGCCAGAATGGTAACATGGCACCAACAATCTCACGACCGTCGCCGGCTCCTCAGTGGCCACTGCAGAGCCCTGATGCAGCAGCCCCCCCGGATGCAGATTCATATCGTCCACCGCCCGATCGACCTCGAGTAGCCCCCCAAAGGCCACCACGCCCAAGCCAAGTCCCGTCCTTGGTAGATCAATCTCGTCCACAACAGCCAACTCCCATATTCCGTGTCCCAGGAGAACCTGCCAGCCCATCAGAAGTCGAAAGTCCTGTTTCAGAGACTTCAGAACGTCCAAGGAGAAGCGCAAATCTGGGGCCACCGCCCTCTAGTAGAAGAGGACAGTCTTCCTTTTACTCTGCAAcctcttttgtttctccgATTCCTGAAGAACATTCGGCCTATACATCTCACAATTCTTACGCTTCGAGCGCAGCTATGCCCGATGCATGGAGAGCTGAATCTGCGGGTACTAGCCCGGGGTTTCATGGAGGAGGATTCTACGAAGAATCGTTAAcggagagaagcagaaattcCGGGTCAGAAGACTATAGCGATGAGAGTGGGTTAGTATCCGGCCAAGACGAATATGCGCTCCAGACACTCTCTAGTCCACACTCTAGGGGAAAGAAGCCGGCTTCTCCCAATCCGTTTAATGACGGAACAGGCCTCATCGACGAATTCACTACCGACTCTACTTCCAACACCTTCTCAAATAAGCAGGCTCCAGCGGCCGCTCCCGGCGTGGTAAATCACATCGCAGCGGTTCGTCTGAGCCAGTCCGGCACGATGAGCCCCGCAGATTTACGCAGAGCCGCAGGATCCCCCCCGCCAACCAGTCGCCTTTCTGCCATTCGACGCCCACCGAGGCTGGATATGGACGCCGTGCGAGAGGCTGAGTCGAGAGGAAGTCTTACCAGTTTGCCAGATCTGATCCGACGAGCTACCCGTCTCGCTTCGATGATTGACAAGGGCAAACGGCCATCAAGTCGCCTCGACGAACTCGACTTCTTTAACGAAAAGGCGAGCAGTGGCAGTGGAGTGAAGCGCTCTTTTG ACGATCGTTATCAATCGGGCCTCTCGGATATGCTGGCCGCTTTCCCTCCCCCGGTGCAAACTCCTGTACACACTCACCGACCCACGAATGCCTGGCCTTCGGTGCCGGGAGGAACCTACACCGGCCGTGAGAAATTCATGATGACCCCCGACGACCAGGAGGTGCCAGCCAATTCCAACGCCAAACCCAAAGCTCGCAGGTGCTGCGGTTTGCCCGTGTGGGCGTTCATCCTGATCATCTTCCTAATGCTCTGTATCATTGCGACTGCTATTGTTATACCCTTGGAGTATTTTGTATTCAAGAACTTGGGCAATAGCGCCAACAAATCAACGACAGTCAACCTGCAATCTTGCGCAAAGTCTCTGCCGTGCTTGAATGGCGGCAGTGGTGTCGTTATTAATGGTACGTGCTCGTGCATCTGCACCAACGGGTTCACGGGAGCCAACTGTGGCACGAACGGTTCATCGGGCTGCACGACAACAAACTTGATTCCCACGGACGGCTCTGCCCACATCAACAACGTCACACTCGGTATGGCTATACCACGCATCATTGCTGATTCGGGCAAGAACTTTTCTATTCCCCTCTTGGGGACAGAAATCCTGGCCAGGTTTAACACGGGAAACCTTTCTTGCATCGCACAGAACGCTCTTGTTACGTTTGATGGCCAGTCGACGAGGACAGGCGTAGCCAATGCGCAAGTTCAGAGTACTTCTGATAATGCTCAAGACGCAACTGCCAAGGACTCTGGGCCAACGCCCGACCTTACATCCCGAGACTTGAGAGCTGTTGAGGGCCAAGTGCCATCACGAGTTCGAAGAAGCAGCCCCTCATCctcgagctcttcttcttcacccgAACAGACTTCCATGTTCACTGTGACGCAACAAGTCCTCGACTTTGCTCGCACAGCTGTGCTGTACGTGCTCCAAGAAGATAGTATCGAGGCTGCCAACACAGCGCAGACTCAGCTCCAACAGTTTTTTACCCAGGCTTCTCAAGCAATTACAAAGTACGGCTCCGTGGTGACAGTCCAACAGGCATCTAGCATCTCAATCGGAGGGGACAGAACGGTTGACCTAGTGGATGCCACGGTCGACATTGGCCAAGGGCCTGTGGGAGGCAAGAAAACGTCAAAACGTGGCCAACTTTTCGGCTTCTGA
- a CDS encoding uncharacterized protein (EggNog:ENOG41), which produces MWQPTSPTSEEPAPTAPHGHARTLSMKQKNPGRWFGQVIRLKKDRVDEYKACHAKVWPEVLKQIKDCGIEDYSIFYDDSLGLLFATFRYIGYDYAGDMEKMAGNPKVREWWKMTDSMQESLVEGAVSSEAGTPSWWKPMEQVFFQP; this is translated from the exons atgTGGCAGCCAACTTCGCCAACTTCGGAAGAGCCTGCGCCAACTGCTCCTCACGGCCATGCCAGGACATTGTcgatgaagcagaaaaacCCGGGTCGCTGGTTTGGCCAGGTCATCAGGCTCAAGAAAGACCGGGTGGACGAATACAAGGCCTGCCATGCCAAGGTCTGGCCCGAGGTTCTCAAGCAGATCAAGGACTGCGGGATAGAAGACT ATAGCATCTTCTATGACGACAGCCTGGGTTTGCTCTTTGCTACGTTTAGGTATATTGGTTACGACTACGCTGGGgatatggagaagatggcgggCAATCCCAAGGTGCGCGAGTGGTGGAAGATGACGGACAGCATGCAGGAGAGCTTGGTTGAGGGAGCTGTGAGCTCGGAGGCCGGGACGCCATCGTGGTGGAAGCCGATGGAGCAGGTGTTTTTCCAGCCATGA
- a CDS encoding uncharacterized protein (EggNog:ENOG41~TransMembrane:1 (n6-17c22/23o260-289i)~SECRETED:SignalP(1-16)) translates to MLFKQLALAAAATAFAIVPEISEKDENIFKSLPVEPETFQLPAEAFGQSLDVPCRQCRGRDTHLKLDFAVEDGSRLMVNGFELYPHADPWRGDLTADVVRASGSATERTLGYSLSVLPRAKDEEQQLELVDVKLRVIEVGHRFIDDIPVVKVGLIKAVTGDIVISDMQLMAAPEMPCTTMWCRAKSALKGFGGCHRKPPHGPEHEHAEAGRPPHPPPPHPHPHHHHDKPHHHERPHHHEFEDWNSQRDWRRLVRNVASHIVLPVLMGITAGVGVAFLAMFLCSVVYRISMFVRGGSQRRSWCPHHRRNSSHFPAADEEKRGLMEAEEAQDSTPAPAYQAELADK, encoded by the exons ATGCTTTTCAAGCAGCTTGCCCTGGCGGCTGCGGCCACGGCCTTCGCCATCGTTCCCGAGATATCCGAAAAGGACGAAAACATCTTCAAGTCCCTTCCCGTCGAGCCCGAGACCTTCCAGCTACCTGCCGAAGCGTTCGGACAGAGCCTCGACGTTCCCTGCAGACAGTGCCGTGGCAGAGACACGCATCTGAAGCTCGACTTTGCCGTGGAGGATGGATCAAGATTGATGGTCAATGGCTTTGAGCTGTATCCCCACGCCGACCCGTGGCGTGGTGATCTGACTGCCGATGTCGTGCGAGCGAGCGGAAGCGCCACGGAGCGCACTCTGGGATACAGCCTCTCGGTTCTGCCCAGGGCCAAGgacgaggagcagcagctggaactGGTGGACGTCAAGCTGAGGGTCATCGAGGTCGGCCACCGATTTATCGACGATATTCCCGTGGTCAAGGTTGGCCTGATCAAGGCCGTCACTGGCGACATTGTCATTTCCGATATGCAGCTCATGGCCGCGCCTGAGATGCCCTGCACCACCATGTGGTGCCGTGCCAAGTCAGCACTCAAAGGTTTCGGCGGCTGCCATCGAAAGCCTCCTCATGGCCCCGAGCACGAACACGCAGAGGCCGGCCGCCCTCCtcaccctcctcctcctcaccctcaccctcaccaccaccatgacAAGCCTCACCATCACGAGAGACCTCACCACCACGAGTTTGAGGACTGGAACTCGCAGCGCGACTGGCGCCGCCTTGTCAGGAATGTCGCCTCACACATTGTCCTGCCCGTCCTGATGGGCATCACTGCCGGTGTCGGTGTTGCATT CCTCGCCATGTTCCTCTGCAGCGTCGTCTACCGTATCAGCATGTTTGTCCGTGGTGGATCTCAGCGCCGATCATGGTGCCCTCACCACCGACGCAACTCTTCCCACTTCCCCGCTGctgatgaggagaagaggggcttgatggaggctgaggaggcccAAGACTCTACTCCAGCTCCCGCCTACCAGGCAGAACTTGCCGACaaatga
- a CDS encoding uncharacterized protein (TransMembrane:4 (o68-89i101-122o183-203i237-260o)~EggNog:ENOG41), whose protein sequence is MPESDHKLRNRVVDSISRRAENALTEDYGKARAMATDAVQSRAYLYPIKGIFYFIAHRSLWQPLLDRVVPYGTLTASVIGAMFVITYLPQLAVMALFNGPLAVYSTVLLTLNESSIIIHMISRTWLLQESLMDTFDGTLVARNATAVVQQGREVHAGSDPMKKLGKVFKKRFEKLSLTAMIRYVMYLPLNFIPVVGTAAFIFLHGKHRGNIVHSRYFQLKNWSDSQRAQWIHTHSGAYASFGVVATLLEMIPVVSVFFSYTNTVGAALWAADIESQNNPMVKETAPKLRQAAADSFE, encoded by the exons ATGCCTGAATCTGACCACAAGCTGCGGAATCGCGTCGTCGATTCGATCAGCAGGAGGGCCGAAAATGCTCT CACGGAGGATTATGGCAAGGCGAGGGCAATGGCCACCGACGCCGTCCAGAGCCGGGCATATCTCTATCCCATAAAG GGCATCTTTTACTTCATCGCCCACCGCAGCTTATGGCAGCCGTTGCTCGACCGAGTTGTTCCTTATGGCACGCTCACAGCCTCTGTGATTGGCGCCATGTTTGTCATTACCTACCTTCCTCAGCTCGCTGTCATGGCGCTTTTCAACGGCCCATTAGCAGTGTACTCGACAGTCCTCCTCACGCTGAATGAAAGTTCCATCATCATTCACATGATATCTCGCACCTGGCTGCTCCAAGAATCTCTCATGGACACTTTTGATGGCACACTGGTTGCCAGAAACGCCACGGCCGTCGTCCAGCAAGGCCGAGAAGTCCATGCTGGTAGTGACCCTATGAAGAAGCTTGGAAAGGTATTTAAGAAGCGATTTGAGAAATTGAGTCTCACGGCCATGATTCGATATGTCATGTATCTGCCTCTAAACTTCATCCCTGTCGTGGGCACCgcagcttttatttttctccaTG GAAAACATAGAGGGAACATTGTACACAGCCGA TATTTCCAGCTCAAGAACTGGTCTGATTCACAGAGGGCACAATGGATCCATACCCATAGTGGTGCCTATGCGTC CTTTGGTGTTGTCGCCACCCTTCTGGAGATGATCCCCGTGGTGTCTGTGTTCTTCTCCTACACAAATACCG TCGGTGCTGCTCTTTGGGCTGCTGATATCGAGTCACAAAATAACCCCATGGTTAAAGAAACTGCTCCAAAGCTAAGACAAGCTGCAGCCGATAGCTTTGAGTGA
- a CDS encoding uncharacterized protein (EggNog:ENOG41~TransMembrane:1 (o70-88i)) — translation MHWTRQYLEGDRGEVNITTRVGINSKKLARDALTACLSKDEDDVTAFLSKMPIVLGPYPDSEKDLFGSEFWEGRAGTLYFLWLIAPLYPAKRRSSRRSHCSGI, via the coding sequence ATGCACTGGACAAGGCAGTATCTTGAAGGCGACAGAGGCGAAGTCAACATCACCACCCGAGTGGGAATCAACAGCAAGAAATTAGCCCGTGACGCGCTCACAGCCTGCCTGAGcaaagacgaggatgatgtGACAGCCTTCCTGTCCAAAATGCCGATTGTGCTTGGCCCTTATCCAGACTCGGAAAAGGATCTATTTGGATCAGAATTCTGGGAAGGCAGAGCTGGCACGCTCTACTTTTTGTGGCTGATTGCGCCACTATATCCCGCAAAGCGCCGTTCTTCTCGAAGATCCCACTGCTCAGGTATCTGA
- a CDS encoding uncharacterized protein (EggNog:ENOG41), with the protein MFYDLELTGSGHGAIGITTQLVVATPSLALRLKTKLRAVLDLQVDGDWPSNIASAGYDNPFLMQWCHGASRFVFSLKALWPYFPDMQGQIDVTIANAQEATGNMDL; encoded by the coding sequence ATGTTCTATGATCTGGAACTGACTGGCTCTGGTCACGGCGCTATTGGAATCACCACGCAGCTGGTTGTGGCTACGCCTTCTCTGGCACTGAGGCTAAAGACCAAGCTTCGTGCTGTACTCGATCTCCAGGTGGATGGTGACTGGCCCAGTAATATTGCGTCTGCTGGATACGACAATCCATTCCTAATGCAGTGGTGCCATGGCGCCTCTAGatttgtcttttctctcaaAGCTTTATGGCCCTACTTCCCTGATATGCAAGGCCAAATCGATGTTACCATAGCCAACGCGCAAGAGGCTACTGGAAATATGGACTTATAA